Proteins found in one Mucilaginibacter gracilis genomic segment:
- a CDS encoding tyrosine-type recombinase/integrase has product MQGTLYNPLYIRLQAGFSQWLRILNFEPSSPRDMPKILTEFLIYLQDHNCHRPHDIQQEHLKKYMEHLHERPSKTAAGAISLNYIRKHLQVIRKFSRYLTESGQESFTVKLRIKGKSTNVKCILNMAEISSLYEAVKDDTLGLRDKAILALYYGCGLRKNEGANINVKDILLDKDLVYVRKGKGYKERYVPLAGTGKADLENYILYGRPLLATDKKEDALLLNVNGTRLSGHMAYERLQKLKAIAKIKKPAGLHTLRHSIASHLLHSGMALEQIQRFLGHSSMESTQIYTHLKHEQI; this is encoded by the coding sequence ATGCAAGGCACCCTTTATAATCCGCTTTATATCCGCCTGCAGGCAGGCTTTAGCCAATGGCTGCGCATCCTCAACTTTGAACCGAGCAGCCCACGGGATATGCCTAAAATCCTCACCGAGTTCCTGATCTATCTGCAAGATCACAACTGCCATCGTCCGCACGACATACAACAGGAGCATTTGAAAAAATACATGGAACACCTGCATGAGCGGCCAAGCAAAACAGCCGCCGGTGCGATCAGCCTCAACTATATCCGCAAGCACTTGCAGGTAATCCGCAAGTTCAGCCGTTACCTTACCGAAAGCGGACAGGAAAGCTTTACGGTGAAACTGCGCATCAAAGGCAAAAGCACCAACGTGAAGTGTATTCTTAACATGGCAGAGATCAGCAGCTTATACGAAGCGGTCAAAGATGATACGTTGGGTTTGCGGGATAAAGCGATACTGGCCTTGTATTACGGTTGCGGCCTGCGTAAAAACGAGGGTGCCAATATCAATGTTAAAGACATCCTGTTAGATAAAGACCTGGTTTACGTTCGTAAGGGCAAAGGCTACAAAGAGCGTTACGTACCGCTTGCAGGTACAGGAAAAGCCGATTTGGAGAACTATATCCTTTATGGCCGTCCGCTTTTGGCAACTGATAAAAAAGAGGATGCTTTGTTATTGAACGTAAACGGCACACGTTTAAGCGGCCACATGGCCTATGAACGGCTACAAAAGTTAAAGGCCATAGCGAAGATAAAAAAGCCCGCAGGCTTGCATACCCTGCGCCATAGCATTGCCAGTCATTTGCTGCATTCAGGTATGGCTTTGGAACAGATCCAGCGCTTTTTAGGGCATAGCAGCATGGAAAGCACACAGATCTACACGCACTTGAAGCATGAACAAATATAA
- a CDS encoding tyrosine-type recombinase/integrase — protein sequence MNKYKFAPAILAALEPFKAYLQQEHYGKGYIRQHKNYAGIFLEWAEEESLAVEQVTHADILEFADQLKQNGDSIRLINRVMLAVRYYFNWLQQDGQAGYNPAAGIILKGTIRHIPHDLLTLPELEVLYESYPVKDERTHRNKVIVGLLVYQALTREELETLRPEHLKLREGKIHIPPTGKLNSRELGLQPHQILDLQEYLLVVRPKILAERMAERSGRKPDKYKAVEDVHRLFVTMNGQDTIKASLLHLNYALRKINPKYKHGMQIRQSVITEWLKDKNLRTVQYMAGHRYISSTERYKTNNLEDLKDALNKHHPLNLS from the coding sequence ATGAACAAATATAAGTTTGCCCCCGCAATACTGGCAGCTTTAGAGCCTTTCAAAGCTTATTTACAACAGGAACATTATGGCAAAGGCTATATCCGTCAGCATAAAAACTATGCAGGCATATTCCTGGAATGGGCAGAGGAAGAAAGCCTTGCAGTCGAACAGGTTACCCATGCGGATATATTGGAGTTTGCAGACCAGCTTAAACAAAACGGCGATAGTATCCGGCTAATCAACCGGGTGATGCTTGCCGTAAGGTATTACTTTAACTGGCTGCAACAGGATGGACAGGCAGGTTATAATCCCGCAGCCGGGATTATTCTGAAAGGCACGATCAGGCATATTCCGCATGACCTGTTAACGTTGCCCGAACTGGAAGTACTTTATGAAAGTTACCCGGTAAAAGACGAACGAACCCATCGCAATAAGGTGATTGTAGGCTTATTGGTTTACCAGGCATTGACGAGGGAAGAACTGGAAACCCTGCGCCCTGAACACCTAAAATTGAGGGAGGGCAAAATACATATACCGCCCACCGGCAAACTGAATAGCCGGGAACTTGGTTTGCAGCCCCATCAAATCTTAGACTTGCAGGAATATCTATTGGTCGTGCGGCCTAAGATACTGGCTGAACGTATGGCCGAGCGTTCTGGCAGAAAGCCGGACAAATATAAAGCGGTGGAAGATGTACACCGGCTTTTTGTCACGATGAATGGGCAGGACACGATCAAAGCCAGCTTGCTGCACCTCAACTATGCTTTACGAAAGATAAATCCTAAATATAAACATGGGATGCAGATCAGGCAGAGCGTAATAACTGAATGGCTGAAAGATAAGAACCTGCGAACGGTGCAATACATGGCGGGCCACCGCTATATCAGCAGCACAGAGCGCTACAAGACCAATAATCTTGAAGACTTGAAAGATGCACTTAACAAGCACCATCCGTTAAACCTTTCCTAA